DNA sequence from the Glycine soja cultivar W05 chromosome 18, ASM419377v2, whole genome shotgun sequence genome:
TGCTTACTTCCTTTGGAAGCCTTAATGATGCAGAAAACCACAGGGACTCCTCAACTGTCAGCTGAGGAGAATGAATATCATTTTGTTCTACATATCCTGATATTCTGGCAAATGTTTGTTGCACTTTTGGATAGCcagatattttaatttcacCCTCAATATATCCTCCTGTTTTCCTTCCAGCAAGAACATCCATCAAAGTGGTCTTTCCTGCTCCACTTGATCCCATTAAAGCTGTAAGGACACCAGGTGCAAAAACGCCACTCACGTTTGACAAGAGTTTTAGCCTAGTTTCTGCTATGCCTTGATTTGCTATCTCCTGTGAAAAGCAAGTTCATTCAGAAAGAATTAAAGGTGAAGAAGCTTCTACTACTTGTATttgtctttgaaaaaaaaaaaattcaggaaacTGAAACTACAAATGCCCCCCACCTTTGGCATATCAACATAATAATTGACACCGTGGAATGTCATTGTCATAGGCTCAAAAGGAAGACTCATTCCCTTGGCTTTTCCATCATCACCACTAGATTTAgatccatttttattagaactCTCTTTTGAATCGTCTTCATCACCAAGAAGAATGGCACGTGCTTTTTGGAGTGCTGTGGCATTCAAAAGCAAAAAGGAGCATAAACTAGTATCCTTTGATTCGAGAAAATGACAGTCCTTGCCTTCTTAGAGATCAAACCATTGCATACCAAAAGAAATTTCATTGcttaaatgagaataaaaagatAAGGAAAATTGTTCTAAACTTACGATTCAGATAGGACAAGCCCAAAGTGACCAAGCAGTTGAAAATAAGAGCGTAGAGTGTTAAAACTCCCAAACCAACCCAATACCAGTAATCCTCAGCTGGTATATCGAATCCCTTGAGAATATTAAGGCCAACTGTGTTGCTCCCAAAAGCCGAATGCTAAAACACAGTTTCCATAATTACTTTTACATAAATTTCTATAAACCGCTAGCAATAAGGATAGAAAAGcaagaataaatttaattagcGTGCATGAAATACCTGCATCCATCTTGTGGCAGTAAATTCATTGACTGAAATTGCTCTTTGACCATAGGTAAGAGGTGACAACCAGTAACCCCAAATCCACCATGGCTTAATCATACCTATATGAGTAAGAATCAAATCATTAATCAAAAAACTCCATTATATCTGCATTTTATGCAGTAGCTCTTGGTGCAGCCTACCTTTTGGGATAATAAATCCTCCCAGCAAGAAGATAATCATCAATGCAGCTGTTCCAAATGTATTAGCAATGACCATATCGCGTGCAAGAGCAGCCATAAACCGGAAGAGACCTAATGCCATTTGGTGAAGCATAAATAGCAAAAGCATGTAGCGGAAAAATCTGAAATATTAATCAGAATGCAAAGATTATTAgtcttgaatattttttaaacaaccaAAAGAAAATCCCAACAAAGGATGTAAAGAAAAGTACCTTCCAGGAGCAGGGGCAAATCCAACAGTGTAGTATACAACACAAGACCATATAACAGCTTCAACAAGGGAATAAGGTACACCAAGAATCCAAGTGGCCAAAGACCATGCCCATCCAGGATAAAATAAATTGCCTCTTTGTTTGAAAAAGACAGGTAGCCTAGCTATCATGAGTGTCAACTCAGAATAGCCATTAAACATCATGTGTACGAGTCCGAAAAATAGTGCAGATTGGTAGAGATTGCCATATTCCTCATCCTTATTATGaaattttgtttgaatgaaCATTGTGCATGTGACAATTCCAACAAATGTAACCTTTGGCAGCAAGAGAAATTGTCAAATTTAGAATCATGAGAAGATACCCACAAACAATAATTGAGAAATTCACAAAGCACAAGCCTATATTCTAACAAATGTTCTGTGAGTGATACAAAGAATTCACAAACATTAGGCGTTATATTGATACATCGTGTGTATTTTGAAACTCTAAACTTATGATCATCTTGTCTATATGTTTTCCATGTTGAATTGATTGGCAGGGAAATTTGTTGGAGCCTTGGAGATAATCTATGATCTACATTTAAATATTAGCTctacttttaagttgaaaaatattaagaattgaaaaaatatagagACAAGTGCATCCTTATTTACTtgagtatatatatacatacctGGCAGGTCCTAAAAATATAGAGAAACCTATGCCCGTTGAGCAAGGTCAACTCTCGCGAGAAACAAGCCTTAAAGAGCTCCCATTTTGGCACAGCAAATCTAGTTGTGGGCAAAGCTGAAGGATGACTCTTTGATTTATCAAAGGGAGCAGTACACATGGATTCTACAGATTTTCCAAATCTGGAATTTTTAAAGGCTTCTGCAATCTCTGGCactgaaataaatttatatggCTTTGAAGAATCAGCCCAGTATTGAGCTTGATCTTTTTTAGAGGTCACCTGACACAGGAAAATAACACGTTTTAAGCAATAATTTCATAAAGCATTTGCGTTTGACCATTAAAGGAGCAAAAATCTACAAATACCTCTTGAAGAAAATCTGCAACTCCCTTGCGGGATGGAAGTTTGAAGCCTAATGATTCAAAAAACTCCAGCGCATCTTTTATGGGGCCTTGATATACAACATACCCCTCTGACAGAAGCAGAAGATCATCAAAGAGCTCAAATGTTTCTGGTGCAGGTTGAAGTAGAGCCATCAGAACAGTAGCATCCATTTGATGAACAAAATTTCTTATGCATTTCACTATCTGGAATGTGGTAGAGCTATCAAGTCCAGTCGATATTTCGTCCATAAATAGAGCTTTTCGTGGTCCAACAATCATTTCTCCTggagaaaaaatatgaaatgcaAAAGTATGTCATTGCTTGCTACAATTTTTAACTTCAATTAGTGCCTTCATAATGTCTTAATTTCTGGTATAGACACAGTCAAAACAAATATGGATTGAATTTTGTATCATCTAGAAATTATGTGTTCCTAGAACAAATATGGATTCAAATGTATGAACTGTGTTAGTTTCTCTATTACTATATATTAATTTCCAATCTCAGGagtcaaaaacaaaattctaaATGAAATCTCCTTAAAGAGGGACTGAATTTGGACCCTCTTTCTTTGTATGATACATTAAAGAGGTAATCCAGTTAGATTAACTTAAGAATATATCACAACAAGAGCCAGATTTCAAAGAAAATTGTAACAAATTCCTAGAAAGGGGAGAGAGATCACCTGTTGTAACTCTCCTTTTTTGGCCACCAGAGACCCCCCTTAACATATCATTTCCTACAACCGTATCTGAACATACATCAAGACCAAGCACTTTCAAAACATAATCTGTCATCACATTGTGCTTTTTGCCACCAACAAGTGTTGCCTGTTGAGTAAAATCAGTTTAAAAAAACGCAAATTAGAGGACTTCCCTGAACTTGCATATATGCATGATTTTTCAGATATTATTTATAAGATGAGACAACCTTCATGAATGCATCAATTTCTGGACTTGGCAGTAtgtttttctccttctccaagCGTTCAAGATTTTTCACAATTTCTGTTTATGACATTAGACCAGGAAATTAAGGTATTGAATTCTGAAATGGAAAAtagaaataactaaaaatgGCACATAACGAAACTAATATGTTATATACATACCTACATCACTTGAACCTTGACATCTGTTAGCAAAATCAAAAGTTTGTCTCACTGTCAGTTCTGCTATGTGATTATCAGTTTGGCTAGTGTATGCAGAAGCCCTTTGAATACAGAACTCGTTTTGCTCATGGCCATTGTATGTTATACTACCACTTTTCTGCACAGGTATTAAAGGATCAAAGTTCTAATGTAATTCTATAATgagaatgaaattttgaagAATGCTATGACGTATCAAAATTCTTGGTATGCTGACAATTCAGAAATGAACTTGTTTCAGTTAGATAAAGGCTATACAGTAGAATCAATCTTAATTCCTATTGGTATAATGATTTAAAGCACATTGGTTTCAGTGTTTCACTTGTTATTGTGCTATAACTAGACTACACTAACAAAACGATCATTCGTGTAGACACAAATTGATAGAACTCACAGATAAATTGTATGAATTAAACAGTGTAAATGGTAAAGAGAATGAAACGGGTTTTTGATTAATGGAAATATTGGGAAAACTACAGCAAATATCCAGAGCAAATGCTCCTCCAGAGAAAAGATTCTCCTCGTACAATGTTAACCATAAACGTGCATCCCCAAACACTACTCCTCCCCCCATATATTACTCACGGCTAACCACTTCCTATAATTCAGGGATATTCACGGATTCCCTTTGCCCATCACTAACAGAATGGTTCCCCACCTTCTTACTCCTATGAACGTACACTCTCCACACAGCAGGATTGGGCCTTTCAGCAGGATTGGGCCTTTCATTAATACTAGGCCCAACAGTGGTTCTATCATTGCCTCCCCCAGAAGCAACAGTCTTGTCCTCAAGACTGAAGGAGGGAAATTGACTTTTCAGAACTGATTCGTCCTCCCAAGTGGTGTCTTTTATCGTTCGTCCCTTCCAACGCACTAACCATTGTCGCACGCGCTGTCCACCTTCCGTGACCGACCTTGAAGCCAAAACTTCTTCCGGCTCTTCTAAGGCCTCTGGCTCCACCTCTAATCCTTCTGGTAATTGTGGTTCAGCCGAATAATTCCCTATAGCCTTCTTAAGTTGAGATATATGAAACACAGCATGAATTCTACTTCCTTCAGGCAACTTCAGCTTATAGGACACAGCTCCTACTTTCTTAAGGATAGGAAAAGGGCCAAAGTATCGTGGAGCAAGTTTTTGATTAATGCGTCGTGTCACCGTCTGTTGTCGATGAGGTCGAAGCTTCAGAAATACCCACTCCCCAACCTCAAACGAATACTCCTTTCTGTTCTTGTCAGCATATcgcttcatctgttcctgtgctCGAATCAATTGATACTTTAATTGACGTAAAGCCTCGTCACGATCAATCAACTCTGTAGCTACAGCCTCCACCTTAGTTTCTCCTTGAAGAAATCTCACCACAGTAGGTGGTTTTCTTCCATACACTGTTTCAAACGGTGTTGTACCCGTAGACACATGAAATGTGGTATTATACCACAATTCTGCCCAAGAAATCCATCGTGACCACTCCTTCGGTTGTTCTGATGCAAAACAACGAAGATATGCTTCCAAACACCGATTTACCACCTCGGTTTGCCCATCCGTTTCCGGGTGATAGGAAGAACTCATACTCAACACCGTCCCTTGCAAACGGAATAACTCTTTCCAAAATAAGCTGACAAATAAGGGGTCACGGTCGCTGACAATAGATTGAGGCATACCATGAAGACGCACCACCTCCTTGGTGAAAATCTCAGCCACCTTTCTTGCGGTGTATGGATGCTTTAAGGGAATAAAGTGTCCATACTTAGATAATCTatccactactacaaaaatagCCTCATACCCCTTTGATTTTGGTAGACCAGTTATGAAATCCATTGAGATGTCATCCCAAATCCGCTCCGGAATTGGTAATGGCTGCAACAGACCCATGGGAGAAGATGCAGAATATTTTTGGCGTTGACACACATCACAACTCTGCACAAATTTCTGAACTGATTTTCTCATTCCTACCCAATAAAGGTTTCCAGCTATTCTTCGATACGTGCGCAAAAACCCCGAATGGCCACCAGTAGCGGAAGaatgaaattccttcaacatTAAAGGTATGCAATCAGAACTTGAAGACAACACCAACCTGTTATGATAAAGCAGCCTTCCTTTTATCAATTGGAACCCCGGTTGAGATGTAGGATTTTGTTGTAAATCAGTCACCACTTTTTGCAAATAAGGATCATTCCTGACTTcatgttgaatttgttgctcTTGCAAACATATAGGGAATGAAGTTATTCCTTTTAATTCTACTTCTTCATGAATCCTTGATAGTGCATCAGCGGCTTTATTTTCAGGACCAGGTTTGTAAACTACTTCAAAGTGATAGCCTAGTAACTTAGCTATCCAATTCTGCTGATCAGCTGTAGTGATACGTTGTTGTAGCAAGTGACGTAAGCTCTTCTGGTCAGAATACACCACAAATCTTCTTCCCAACAAATAAGGGCGCCAATGTTGAACAGCCAGCACCAATGCCATTAACTCTTTCtcatatgctgacttgctcAGATTATTTTTAGATAAAGCCTTGCTGAAGTAAGCGATGGGTTTCTTTTTCTGCATTAATACCGCACCAATTCCTCTCCCAAATGCATCACATTCAATCTCGAAAGGTTGTGTAAAATCTGGAAGGGTTAAGACGGGGGCTTGAATCATAACGCTCTTTAAATTCTCAAAGGCCTTCTGTTCTTCTGGTCCCCAATGAAACCCATCTTTCTTAGTTAACTCGGTTAACGGTTTAGCTATCTTGCCATAACCAACAATGAATTTCCGATAGTACCTGGTCAACCCCAAGAATCCTCTCACTCCTTTAACATTGTGAGGGATTGGCCATTCTAAAATGCTATTAATCTTAGATGGATCTACTGCCACCCCCTGTTCAGAAATTACATGGCCCAGATATTCCACCTTTCTACTCGCAAAACTGCACTTCTTTTGATTAACTACAAAACAGTGATGCTGCAACACTTCTAGCACTTGAGACAAATGTGCTAAATGCTCTTGCCAACTTTTACTATATACTAAGATGTCGTCAAAGAAAACTAGGACAAACTTACGGAGGTGTGGCTTGAAAATCTGATTCATAATGGATTGGAAAGTGGCCGGTGCGTTTGTCAATCCAAACGGCATCACCAAGAATTCGTAATGACCTTCATGCGTTCGGAATGCTATTTTCTGCACGTCTTCTTTCTTCACTCTAATCTGATGGTAACCGGATTTTAAATCCAGTTTAGAAAAATACTTAGTCCCATGTAACTCATCCAATAGTTCATCCACCACAGGTATAGGGTATCGGTCCGGAACTGTGACCTTATTCAGCTCCCTATAATCGATACACATCCTCCATGaatcatttttcttcttaactAAAATGACAGGACTTGAAAAAGCACTGGAACTGTTTCGAATGATACCTTGACTCAACATATCTCGAACTTGCCTTTCAATCTCCCCCTTGTGGTGATGAGGGTAACGATAGGGCCTTACACTAACTGGTCCTGCCTCCTTTTGTAGTTCAATGGTATGATTAATCTCCCGTTCTGGCGGCAGCCCTTTGTGCTCTTCGAAAActcctttgaatttgctcaacaATTCATCAAGTTCCTGTTTCTGTGCCCCAATCAACTCTGGTGTGTCTTTATTCACTGCTGGTACCATCTCTGCTTCTAACAAGCTGTGCAAGGAATCCATTGAAGTATGAACTGTGTTGTTCGTTGATACATCCTGGGTGGTGAAAAATTGGCCCTGCAACTCTACCCTTTCTCCTTCCCAAACAAAACTAATGGTCATTTTCTCCCAATCGAAAGTCACCTTTCCAAACCTTTGTAACCAAGCCACTCCCAAGATCATATCTAGATCACCCAATTCCAGAACAAAAGCATCAATTTGAGTGGTAAACTTACCCAAATGTACTTCCATATTCCTACATCTCCCCTTTGTTGTTACTCGGTGACCGTCACCCAATTTTACTCCCATGGATCTTCCATGTTCCACATTTAACCCCAATGCAGTGGCCACATGAAGTGAAACGAAATTATGACTGGCGCCACTATCAATTAGGACCACAATCGATATTCCATTCAAACTTCCCTTGAGGCGTAGTGTAGTAGGAGGGTTATTGCTCAATGTTGTTTTTGATTCAGTGATTCCACACAATCCCATAGAGTTGCAATCTAGCACTTCTTCCTCATCTTCCTTAACTTCAATGGCTATTACCTCACCTTCTTCATTAATCATTTCATCATCTCCCAAAATTACCAATCTGAGTTGCTTCTCAGCACATTGATGAAGAGGGTGATACTTTTCTCCACACCGGAAACACAACCCCTTCGATCTACGCTCCATCAGTTCCGCATAAGGTAGATGTTTGAGGCCACGATTGCGCTCGCCTACATACCTTCTTCCTTCGTCACTTCCAGATTTCGTGGTACTGTTGCTTGAATTCGCATTCCCACTTGGGTTAGATGGAGAAGAACCCGTTTTGCTTTGAACCGGCCCATTGGAATAATTATTTGACCCGTTTCCTGTTCGGGTCAAACTCGGGTTATGATGAGACCCAGAACCCATTTTCCAATTAAGCCCAGATCCTGCTGACCCACTTCCTTTCCAATTGCGTGGCCCACCAACACCACCCCTAGGCAATAACGACCCACGCATCTCCGTCTCCACATCACGAGCAATCTTCATCGCCTGAGTTCTTGAACGTGGATTCAGTGTCCGCACCTTCAGTCGAATATCCGTCTTGAGTCCTCCCATGAAGTAACCCAAGTACTACTCCTCGGGTAGTCTCCCTACCTGTGACGACACATACTCAAAAGCAGTGATGTACTCATCCACCGTCCCTGTTTGCTGCAAATCTTTCATTTCTTCGTAAGGGTTATCACTTTGCCTTCCACCATACCTCTCCATTAAGGCTTGTTTCAGCTTCAACCACGTCAGGTCGTCCTCTGTCTCCCTTAACAAGTTGAACCAATGAATTGTAGCTCCTTCCATACTTAGCTTCGCCAGTCTAATCTTCACTTCTTCTGATGTACCTTGAACTTCAAAGTACGTTTCAGCACGCGTGATCCATCCCACTGGGTCCTCACCATCAAACGATGGTAATTCCACCTTCTTCACTGCCATCCGATATTCTGACATCGTCTCTTCCGCCGCCGACGACACCGGAGTTGTTTCAGGCTCACGGCGAAAACTTGCAAACTCTTCTGTCAAGGTGTTACGGAATTCTGTAAACGTTTGACGAAAAGTTTCTTCCAACGCCGATACTCGCTCTTCAAACGTCTTCTCCATGGATGTTACCCGATCCTCCAACTCGTCCAGTCTTGTCATCTTCTTTGGCATAAATCACCCTTCACTGGTTCCTTTCGAACGATCCGGCAGGTCGGACCAATGATAGAACTCACAGATAAATTGTATGAATTAAACAGTGTAAATGGTAAAGAGAATGAAACGGGTTTTTGATTAATGGAAATATTGGGAAAACTACAGCAAATATCCAGAGCAAATGCTCCTCCAGAGAAAAGATTCTCCTCGTACAATGTTAACCATAAACGTGCATCCCCAAACACTACTCCTCCCCCCATATATTACTCACGGCTAACCACTT
Encoded proteins:
- the LOC114396301 gene encoding ABC transporter G family member 31-like; protein product: MAIAGFSFDMASERESFARASNAEWVEEDEEELQMAALLRLPTQKRVNTALVRKPSSDTSNRGDSGKKKAKVLEQIDVRKLNRSHRERLVKDALATNEQDNYKLLSAIKERFDRVGLDVPSIEVRYKNLTIGADVQIGSRALPTLINYTRDVFEGMITGMGIGRPQRHSLTILNNISGVVKPRRMTLLLGPPGSGKTTLLLALAGKLESNLKKSGSITYNGHEQNEFCIQRASAYTSQTDNHIAELTVRQTFDFANRCQGSSDVEIVKNLERLEKEKNILPSPEIDAFMKATLVGGKKHNVMTDYVLKVLGLDVCSDTVVGNDMLRGVSGGQKRRVTTGEMIVGPRKALFMDEISTGLDSSTTFQIVKCIRNFVHQMDATVLMALLQPAPETFELFDDLLLLSEGYVVYQGPIKDALEFFESLGFKLPSRKGVADFLQEVTSKKDQAQYWADSSKPYKFISVPEIAEAFKNSRFGKSVESMCTAPFDKSKSHPSALPTTRFAVPKWELFKACFSRELTLLNGHRFLYIFRTCQVTFVGIVTCTMFIQTKFHNKDEEYGNLYQSALFFGLVHMMFNGYSELTLMIARLPVFFKQRGNLFYPGWAWSLATWILGVPYSLVEAVIWSCVVYYTVGFAPAPGRFFRYMLLLFMLHQMALGLFRFMAALARDMVIANTFGTAALMIIFLLGGFIIPKGMIKPWWIWGYWLSPLTYGQRAISVNEFTATRWMQHSAFGSNTVGLNILKGFDIPAEDYWYWVGLGVLTLYALIFNCLVTLGLSYLNPLQKARAILLGDEDDSKESSNKNGSKSSGDDGKAKGMSLPFEPMTMTFHGVNYYVDMPKEIANQGIAETRLKLLSNVSGVFAPGVLTALMGSSGAGKTTLMDVLAGRKTGGYIEGEIKISGYPKVQQTFARISGYVEQNDIHSPQLTVEESLWFSASLRLPKEVSMEKKHEFVEQVMKLVELDSLRKGLVGMPGTSGLSTEQRKRLTIAVELVANPSIIFMDEPTSGLDARAAAIVMRAVRNTVDTGRTVVCTIHQPSIDIFEAFDELLLMKRGGRVIYGGKIGRQSDIMIKYFQSIKGTSSIPSGYNPATWMLEVTTPAVEEKLGVDFSEIYESSEQFRGVLASIKKHGQPPPGSKPLKFDTIYSQNTWAQFLKCLWKQNLVYWRSPPYNAMRIFFTIICAFIFGTIFWDIGTKRQTTHQVYVIMGALFSACLFLGVNNASSVQPVVSIERTVFYREKAAGMYSPISYAIAQGLVEIPYVALQTIVFGVITYFMVNFERDVGKFFLYLVFMFLTFMYFTFYGMMAVGITPTQHFAAVISSAFYSLWNLVSGFLIPKSHIPVWWMWFHYLCPVSWTLRGIITSQLGDVEEMLVGPGFKGNVKEFIAATLEYDTKINGMSSVLLSVIVLICFNVLFFGSFAVSIKVLNFQKR